The following proteins are encoded in a genomic region of Bradyrhizobium sp. SK17:
- a CDS encoding ABC transporter substrate-binding protein, with protein sequence MKLAMAGLWVLVGAILVAPQARADIKVGVVVSASGPGSALGQPQMRTIAALPKEIAGEKVTYIALDDESDPTKGTQNARRLVIQDGVDILIGSSLTPVTMPMLDVAVESKTPIISLAAATAIVQPMDDRRRWAFKVVPNDDLMAAAILKYIAKSGIKTLGYIGVSDGYGEGYYKEVSRLAPGLGLTVTTHEVYARADTSATGQALKVIATNPDAVFIASAGTPAVLPQEALRSRGYAGKIFQTHGVASEEFIKLGGANVEGAIFTGEAFTIADDLPANDPFRQVRDEFVSSYEKVNGQKPNIFGAHLWDAVTLFKRAAANALKTAKPGTAEFRAALRDELERGKDVYLNNGLSTMSPTDHNGYDERSAFLIKVEGGKFRLVK encoded by the coding sequence ATGAAGCTGGCCATGGCCGGACTCTGGGTACTCGTGGGCGCAATCCTGGTTGCGCCGCAGGCACGTGCCGACATCAAGGTCGGCGTCGTGGTGTCGGCATCCGGGCCGGGCTCGGCGCTGGGCCAGCCGCAGATGCGGACCATCGCCGCGCTGCCGAAGGAGATCGCCGGCGAGAAAGTCACCTATATCGCGCTCGACGACGAGTCAGATCCCACCAAGGGCACGCAGAATGCCCGCCGCCTCGTCATCCAGGATGGCGTCGACATCCTGATCGGCTCCTCGCTGACCCCGGTGACCATGCCGATGCTCGACGTCGCCGTGGAATCCAAGACCCCGATCATCTCGCTCGCGGCGGCGACCGCGATCGTGCAGCCGATGGACGACCGCCGCCGCTGGGCCTTCAAGGTGGTGCCCAATGACGACCTGATGGCGGCGGCGATCCTGAAATACATCGCGAAGTCCGGCATCAAGACGCTCGGCTATATCGGCGTGTCGGACGGCTATGGCGAAGGCTATTACAAGGAGGTGTCGCGGCTCGCCCCCGGGCTCGGCCTCACCGTGACGACGCATGAGGTCTATGCCCGCGCCGACACCAGCGCCACCGGCCAGGCGCTGAAGGTGATCGCGACCAACCCCGATGCGGTGTTCATCGCCTCCGCGGGTACGCCCGCGGTGCTGCCGCAGGAGGCGCTGCGCAGCCGGGGCTATGCCGGCAAGATCTTCCAGACCCACGGCGTTGCCTCGGAGGAGTTCATCAAGCTCGGCGGCGCCAATGTCGAGGGCGCGATCTTCACCGGCGAGGCGTTCACCATCGCCGACGACCTGCCGGCCAACGATCCGTTCCGCCAAGTGCGCGACGAGTTCGTGTCGTCCTACGAGAAGGTCAACGGGCAAAAGCCGAACATCTTCGGCGCGCATCTGTGGGATGCCGTGACGCTGTTCAAGCGGGCGGCCGCGAACGCGCTGAAGACCGCCAAGCCCGGCACCGCGGAATTCCGCGCCGCGCTGCGCGACGAGTTGGAGCGCGGCAAGGACGTCTACCTGAACAACGGCCTCTCGACCATGAGCCCGACCGACCACAACGGCTATGACGAGCGCTCGGCGTTTCTGATCAAGGTCGAGGGCGGCAAGTTCAGGCTGGTGAAGTAG
- a CDS encoding PEPxxWA-CTERM sorting domain-containing protein codes for MKNIRTTAAVAAIACLAALSAVPASAAVISNPTNTDSFVYLSGAGTGGGQQTQFVGETFTAPISGAVTNFQFTLNSSALPSLYGAIYAWDGSQPTTLLWQSPVVSASAGLLDFSPVGANVTQGQTYVAFLSTYGIDQNGHSDAGSATVADCLPFAGCNSNSIPNLGNLVFANVLADGPVWRQAVNNSRDATFSVTITSAVPEPTTWAMLILGFAGVGLMAVRRRSVPQAA; via the coding sequence ATGAAAAATATTAGGACCACCGCCGCGGTGGCCGCGATTGCTTGCCTGGCTGCACTGAGTGCTGTTCCCGCATCGGCCGCGGTGATCAGCAACCCGACGAACACCGACAGCTTCGTGTATCTCTCCGGCGCCGGCACCGGTGGCGGTCAGCAGACCCAGTTCGTCGGCGAGACGTTCACGGCTCCGATCAGCGGCGCGGTGACCAATTTTCAGTTCACGCTGAACAGCTCGGCGCTGCCTTCGCTGTATGGTGCGATCTATGCGTGGGACGGCTCGCAGCCGACCACGCTGCTTTGGCAAAGCCCGGTGGTCTCCGCCAGTGCCGGCCTGCTGGATTTCTCGCCGGTTGGCGCCAACGTCACGCAAGGCCAGACCTACGTGGCGTTCCTGAGCACTTACGGGATCGATCAGAACGGCCACTCCGATGCCGGCTCGGCGACCGTCGCAGATTGCCTGCCGTTTGCCGGCTGCAACTCGAACTCGATCCCCAATCTCGGCAATCTGGTGTTTGCCAACGTCCTGGCCGACGGGCCGGTCTGGCGCCAGGCCGTCAACAATTCCCGCGATGCCACCTTCTCTGTAACGATCACCAGCGCCGTCCCCGAGCCGACCACCTGGGCGATGCTGATCCTCGGTTTCGCGGGCGTCGGATTGATGGCGGTTCGGCGCCGCAGCGTGCCGCAGGCGGCCTGA
- the nhaA gene encoding Na+/H+ antiporter NhaA, protein MNDHLPSDHMPRVQRLAEQAFRTLQRFLHVEAVSGVTLLVAAAGALILANSPLAHGYHDFWNLQLSFGIGDYVFSRSLHFWVNDALMTAFFLVVGMEIRREIHEGALSRFDQAILPLVAASGGVIVPALIYLALNRDPAGAQGWAVPTATDIAFAVGVLALLGRSIPVNVRVFLLALAIIDDIIAVLIIAVFYTASLQFSGFAVALLGMLAVVGFQRIGIGSAPLYLLPGSLVWAGFLMAGVHPTLAGVVLGLMTPASPLPMREQPLEMVSRVLKQLRGSDAVEAGDAHRLEQPLRDLRLAHREILPPVSRVQMAMHPWVAYGVMPIFALANAGVSLAGADLSAAGRFVMLGTALALIAGKPLGIVGATWVAVKLGWCRLAPGVSWGGVCLVGLLAGIGFTMSIFIAMLAFTDEAALTAAKLGVLIGSLGAATLGIGWGIVYVRRQ, encoded by the coding sequence ATGAACGATCATCTACCATCGGACCACATGCCGCGCGTGCAGCGGCTTGCTGAACAAGCCTTCCGTACCCTGCAGCGCTTCCTCCATGTCGAGGCCGTCAGCGGCGTCACGCTGCTTGTCGCCGCCGCCGGCGCGCTGATCCTGGCCAATTCTCCGCTCGCGCACGGCTATCACGACTTCTGGAACCTGCAGCTCTCCTTCGGAATCGGCGATTACGTCTTCTCGCGGTCGCTGCATTTTTGGGTCAACGACGCGTTGATGACGGCGTTCTTCCTCGTCGTCGGCATGGAGATCCGGCGCGAGATCCATGAGGGCGCGCTGAGCAGATTCGACCAGGCGATCCTGCCGCTGGTGGCGGCGAGTGGCGGCGTCATCGTGCCCGCGCTGATCTATCTGGCGCTCAACCGCGATCCCGCCGGTGCCCAGGGCTGGGCCGTGCCGACCGCGACCGACATCGCGTTCGCCGTCGGCGTGCTGGCGCTGCTCGGACGATCGATCCCGGTCAACGTGCGGGTGTTCCTGCTCGCGCTGGCGATCATCGACGACATCATCGCGGTGCTGATCATCGCCGTGTTCTACACCGCGAGCCTTCAGTTCAGTGGATTCGCGGTGGCGCTGCTCGGCATGCTGGCTGTGGTCGGATTTCAGCGGATCGGCATCGGCTCCGCACCGCTCTATTTGCTGCCCGGCTCGCTGGTCTGGGCCGGTTTCCTGATGGCCGGCGTCCATCCGACGCTCGCGGGTGTCGTGCTCGGCCTGATGACGCCGGCATCTCCGCTACCGATGCGGGAGCAGCCGCTGGAGATGGTGTCGCGCGTACTCAAGCAGTTGCGCGGCAGCGATGCGGTGGAGGCGGGGGATGCGCACCGGCTGGAGCAGCCGCTGCGTGATCTTCGTCTCGCTCATCGCGAGATATTGCCGCCGGTGTCGAGGGTGCAGATGGCGATGCATCCGTGGGTGGCCTATGGCGTGATGCCGATCTTCGCGCTGGCGAATGCCGGCGTCAGCCTCGCGGGCGCCGATCTCTCCGCCGCGGGCCGCTTCGTGATGCTGGGCACCGCGCTTGCCCTGATCGCCGGCAAGCCGCTCGGTATCGTCGGCGCGACCTGGGTCGCGGTCAAGCTTGGCTGGTGCCGCCTGGCACCCGGCGTTTCCTGGGGTGGCGTTTGTCTGGTCGGCCTGCTGGCCGGCATCGGCTTCACGATGTCGATCTTCATCGCCATGCTTGCCTTCACGGACGAGGCGGCGTTGACGGCCGCCAAACTCGGCGTGCTGATCGGCTCGCTCGGTGCCGCCACGCTCGGCATCGGCTGGGGCATCGTCTACGTTCGACGTCAGTGA
- the argH gene encoding argininosuccinate lyase yields MTLLTARAVLTASCSLVLAAALATASTRAQQNPALNDGTRIGRSAVPKAPEFQELYDFDAAAKTLGDATFPYEVRVHRAHVVMLAEKGIVTRSDAATILRGLDTVDARAADDASLRTYLPYEAALIKSIGPVAGRMHTGRSRNDLANTVNRMFYRDQLNRTVEALIALRSAVVAKAADNLDTVMVVYTHRKEAQPITLGHYLMAISESLGKSIDRYEQLYARVNQSPLGAAASAGTSWPLDRERTAALLGFDGLVIDTIEGTAGWDHIAEFASDNAIYLSGLSRLASEIQLWSTDEYRSAELDPAFAGTSSIMPQKKNPDSLERTRQIAANSVGAVTSVLTSLNAAEYQHSVTRVPLEPRSLDAMIAATHAMTGVVRTLQPNKEQMLRYAAQNFSTMTDLADTIVRESGIDFREAHEIIARVVEAAINGGKTADQIDVAMIETAAQAQLGRTIQISAAAVRDALDPVRSVKLRNGIGGPAASSVAAMIKVSQAEISDEQSRLAARRQKIAAASAALAQAVAAAEH; encoded by the coding sequence ATGACACTCCTGACCGCTCGCGCCGTGCTGACGGCATCATGCTCGCTCGTCCTCGCGGCGGCGCTGGCCACCGCATCAACCCGCGCCCAACAAAATCCGGCGCTGAACGACGGAACGCGCATCGGCCGCAGCGCGGTGCCGAAGGCGCCCGAGTTCCAGGAACTGTACGATTTCGATGCCGCGGCCAAGACGCTCGGCGATGCGACCTTTCCGTATGAGGTGCGGGTGCACCGCGCCCATGTCGTGATGCTCGCGGAAAAGGGCATCGTGACACGCTCCGACGCTGCCACCATCCTGCGCGGGCTGGATACCGTCGATGCCCGTGCGGCGGATGACGCCTCGCTGCGGACCTATCTCCCCTACGAAGCGGCGCTGATCAAGAGCATCGGGCCGGTGGCCGGCAGGATGCATACCGGCCGCAGCCGCAACGATCTCGCCAACACCGTCAACCGGATGTTCTATCGCGACCAGCTGAACCGCACCGTCGAGGCGCTGATCGCGCTGCGCTCGGCCGTGGTTGCCAAGGCGGCGGACAATCTCGACACGGTGATGGTGGTCTATACCCATCGCAAGGAGGCGCAGCCGATCACGCTCGGGCATTACCTGATGGCGATCTCGGAGAGCCTCGGCAAGAGCATCGATCGCTACGAGCAGCTCTATGCCCGCGTCAATCAGAGCCCGTTGGGCGCGGCCGCGTCGGCCGGAACCAGCTGGCCGCTCGATCGCGAGCGGACCGCCGCGTTGCTCGGCTTCGACGGGCTCGTCATCGACACCATCGAGGGCACCGCGGGATGGGACCATATCGCGGAGTTTGCTTCCGACAACGCGATCTATCTCAGCGGCCTCAGCCGGCTGGCGTCGGAGATCCAGCTCTGGAGCACGGATGAATATCGCTCCGCGGAGCTCGATCCTGCCTTTGCGGGAACCAGCAGCATCATGCCGCAGAAGAAGAACCCGGACTCGCTGGAGCGCACCCGCCAGATCGCCGCCAACTCCGTCGGTGCGGTGACCTCGGTCCTGACCTCGCTCAATGCCGCCGAATATCAGCACAGCGTGACGCGGGTGCCGCTGGAGCCGCGCTCGCTGGATGCGATGATCGCGGCCACCCATGCGATGACCGGGGTGGTGCGCACGTTGCAGCCCAACAAGGAGCAGATGCTGCGCTATGCCGCGCAGAACTTCTCGACCATGACCGACCTCGCCGATACGATCGTGCGCGAGAGCGGAATCGATTTTCGCGAAGCCCATGAAATCATCGCCCGTGTCGTCGAGGCCGCGATCAACGGTGGAAAGACTGCCGATCAGATCGACGTCGCGATGATCGAGACTGCCGCGCAGGCGCAGCTCGGCCGCACCATCCAGATTTCCGCCGCCGCCGTGCGCGATGCGCTCGACCCCGTGCGCAGCGTCAAGCTGCGCAACGGCATCGGCGGCCCGGCCGCGTCATCGGTTGCGGCGATGATCAAGGTGAGCCAGGCCGAGATATCAGACGAGCAGTCGCGGCTTGCCGCGCGTCGCCAGAAGATCGCGGCGGCGTCGGCCGCGCTGGCGCAGGCGGTGGCTGCCGCGGAGCACTGA
- a CDS encoding DUF2946 family protein, with translation MALMMQIIAPIGASWAMASSLSDPFAAFGGAAICHNAGAEADNQPDQNRHTHDGACTLCCLVHAAAALDTPNIPIAVAYRFSLPVVWHNVAQELRNSAGSRHAQARAPPSNS, from the coding sequence ATGGCGCTGATGATGCAGATCATCGCGCCAATCGGCGCTTCTTGGGCGATGGCGTCCAGCCTGTCTGATCCGTTTGCCGCTTTCGGCGGTGCTGCGATCTGCCACAATGCCGGTGCGGAGGCCGACAACCAGCCCGACCAAAACCGTCACACCCACGATGGTGCCTGCACGCTCTGTTGTCTGGTTCATGCCGCCGCAGCTCTGGACACGCCCAATATCCCGATCGCCGTAGCCTATCGGTTTTCGCTTCCGGTGGTCTGGCACAACGTTGCGCAGGAATTGCGGAACTCCGCCGGCAGCAGGCACGCTCAGGCCCGTGCTCCCCCCTCCAACTCCTGA